TGCTGGGGCACCGAGAACCGGGAAGCCGCCGTACGTTTCCTCATCGGCGGTCCGAGCAACCCCTACGGCGCCAATGTCGAGGTCAAGGTCATCGACCCGTCGGCCAACCCGTACCTGGCGACGGCGACCATCCTGGGGCTGGCCCAGCACGGGATCAGCCAGAGCCTGGCGTTGGGACCCGAGGTCGTCGTCGACCCGGCCTCCCTGACCGATGCCCAGCAGGCCGGCGACGGCATCGTGCGGTTGCCCAACCGTCAGGCCGACAACCTTGCCGCCCTGGATGCTTCGGCGCTGATCCGGGAGATACTCGGCGATCAGCCCGTGGACGCGGTGCTCGCGGTCCGCAAGTACGAGCAGGACAACTTCGGCGATCTGGACGCCGAGCAGCTCACGGAGCGGTTCCGCATGGCCTGGAGTCTGTGAGTGCGCGTGCGTATGTGAGCGTTTGGGTGGTGTCCGCGCCGGCAATACCGATCCGATGATCGGAACACTTCGCTCCATCGTGCTGGACTGCCGGGATCCACGGGCCCTTGCCTCGTTCTACGCCGAGATGCTCGGCGGAGACTTCACGACCGAGGATGACACCTGGGTGGTCGTGACGGATCCGGCCGGGCGACGGGTGGCGTGTCAGTACTCACCGCAACACGAGCCTCCGGATTTCCCGGATCCGCGGGGATCTCAGCAGCTCCACCTGGACATCCAGGTCGAGGATCCGGACCTGGCCCAGCGTCAGGTGCTGGCGCTGGGCGCCACCCGGGTCACCGATGCCGTTGGCGAGCAATACTTCCGGGTGTTCCGGGATCCGGCCGGCCACCCGTTCTGCCTGGTCTGGGGTATCGGCTAGTCGGTCACACCAGACCGGTGGCGTCGAACACCCAGGACATGTCGGCGGTGGCGAAGTTCTCCAGCCAGTCCGGCGGGGCGTGGTTGGCCAGCGCACCCATGTCCCAGTAGTCCTTCCACAGGGTCACCTTGCCGTTCTCGACCCGGTGGACGGTGACGAACTTCAGCACCGCGGATTCGCCACTGGCCCAATGCCATTCCTCGTGATGCTCGTACATGGCGTCAAGGCCGTTGTCGACCAGCAGGCCGGGAAAGTTCTCGTAGGATGCCAGCGGTTCGAGGCCGATCTTGAGGCGCTTGACGATGTCCTCGGGGCCCTTGGCGGCAGCGGCGGGACCCACCGGCATGTCGAGGTAGATGCAGTCGTCCGACAGGTACGTCTTGAGCAGTTCCCAGTCGCGTTCCGACAGCGCCTTCCACATGCCGTGGACGGTTTCCTCGATCGACACGTCTTCAACGGACACTGGTCAGCTCACTGTCTTCGGCGGAGATGGACGGGGTCTGGTGTGCGGCTCGGAGGAACCGGCCGGTGCGCTGCTTGCCGACCAGGTCGGTCAGGCGGCCGTCGGCGAACACCGTACGTCCCCCGACGAGCACGGCGGTGACGGTGTCGTCGTTGCGGTTCACCATGCGGGACAGCCCGCCGTAGTGGTCGACGGTCTCCTCGGCGTAGGCGTCGAGGGAGTCGTCGAGCCGCTCCGGGTCGATCACCACGACGTCGGCGCGGTCCCCGATGCGCAGGTGGCCGGCGTCGATCCGGTACCAGTCGGCGAGCTCACCGGTGAGCCGGTGGACGGCCTGTTCGATCGACATGAACGGCGTGCCCGCCCGCTCGGCGTCGCGGACATGCCGCAGCAGGCGCAGTCCCATGTTGTAGAAAGCCATGTTCCGCAGGTGCGCACCGGCGTCGGAGAACCCGAGCTGGATACCGGGATCGCGGGCCAGCTTCTTGAGCACCTCGGGCCGGTGGTTGGAGATGGTGGTGCGCCACCGCAGGGCGGTGCCGTGCTCCAGCACCAGATCCAGGAAGGCGTCGACGGGATGCAGTTCGCCCCGCTCCTGGCCGACCTGGCCGAACGACTTGCCGACAACGGATTCGTCAGGGCAGGCCACGATTTCGGCGTCGAAGAAATCCCGGTGCCAGACCCGGACCCCGAACTTGTTGTCGTAGTCCTTGCGGAACTGGCGCCGGTAGGACTCGTCGCGCAGCAGCTCGTTGCGCTCGACCTCGTCACGGAGGTGCAGAGCCGCTGCGCCGGAACCGAATTCCTCGAACACCACCAGGTCGATACCGTCGGCGTACACCTCGAACGGCACCGGCAGGTGCTGCCACCGGAAGTTCCCCCCGAGCTTGTTCACCAGCCGGGCCACCGGACCCATGATCATGATCGAGTACGGGTTGGCCTTGATGTCCGCGGCCGAGAGCAGGCTGGTCTTCAGGTTGTTGCGGAACAGCCCGAGCGACTGAGCCAGCTGAGAGACGAGGTTCAGTGGATTCTGGATGTCCGGCCCGGACTGCAGGACCCGGCCCGAGCGACGCAGCATCGATTTGAGGCGGCGCAGTTCACGCGGTTTGGCGTAGGTCGAGGGCAGGGTGCGGGACCGGCAGGTGTCGCCGTCGATCTTGTCGAAAAGCAACTGCTGGGAAGACATTCCGACGAATCCGGCGTCAAGGGCCTCTTTGAGCATCTGCTCCATGCGAGCCTGCTCTGAGGCCGTCGGCCGCTCGTCGTCGCGGGTGGCGCGGTCGAGTCCCATCACCGCCGTACGCATGTCGGAATGCCCGATGAAGGCGGCGATGTTGGGGCCGAGTGGCAGGCTCTCCAGCGCCGTCACGTATCCGTTGCAGTCGGACCACGTCTTGTTGTCGTCCACTGCGGCGATGACCTGGTCCCGCGGGATCGCCTCGACCCGGCCGAACAGGTCCCCGGCGTCGACGCCGCCGACGTGCACGGTCGACAGCGAGCAGGAACCGAGCATCGCGGTGGTCACGCCGTGGCGCAGCGACTCCGACAGCGACGGCCCGTTGAGTACCTCGACGTCGTAGTGCGTGTGGATGTCCAGCATGCCGGGTAGAACCCACTTGCCGGTGGCGTCGATGACCTGCAGGCAGTCGGTCTCATCGAGGGATTCGGGGGAGACTGCAACCACATGCCCGTCGCGAATGCCGATGTGGCGCACTGCGGAGGGGGCGCCGGTGCCGTCGAACCACCGGCCGTTGCGAATGATCGTGTCGAAGCTCACTCAGCCATAGAACAGGCCCGGTCGCGCCAGTGTCAATGAAAATGGTGAACAGATTTGAAAAAATGTCTACTGGGTGGGATGGAGGCCGACTCACCTGGGGTTATAGCGGCGCCCAGGCGTCCGGTACCCGCCCGTCGAGGTCGCTGAAGCCGTAGTGGCGAGCGAGAGCGGCCGAGCTGACGGACTGCTGGTTCCAGCGCGCCCGATCCGGGTCGGCGGCCACCGCGGCGACGCCGCGACCGACGAATCTGGGGGATTCGGACTCGGCGAATCCCGGCGGCGCCGCCGGGTAGCCGTCGGTGCGAGCCAGATCGAGGGCCGACCGCCAGTTGGCCTCGCTGACGCCGTAGTTGTCGAGCATCATCTCCGAGCGCAGCCAGCCCGGCGTGATCGAGACCGCGGTGGCGCCGAACGCCGCGAGTTCGTGTCCGTGGCTGAAGGCCAACCGGTTCACCGCCGTCTTCACCAGATCGTAGAACACCGAAAGTCTCGGGTTATCGGCATTGAATTCTGTTGTTCCATCGGTGATCTCGACCAGCAGACCGCCGGGTCGGTCGGCGAGCAGTGGCAGGATGCAGTGCGAGGTGATCAGGTGCGTGTCGAGTCCGAGCCTCAGCATCCGTAACCCGTCGTCGAGATCGTGCTGCCACATCGGCCGCCCCCAGGTGTCGGGCGGCCCCTTGAGCACCTCGGCGCCCCAGATGTCGTTGACCAGGATGTCGACGTGTCCGTAGTCGGCCTTGAGCCGTCCGGCCAGCATGCGGACCTGCGTCACATCCAGGTGGTCAACCTGAACGGCGACGCCGAACCCGCCCAGTTCCGTGACCAATTCGGCGGTTTCCTCGATGGTTTCGGGCCGGTTGTAGTCGGAGTCGCGGCTTCCGTACCGGCTGCTGCGCCCCGTACACACGACTGTCGCACCGACTTCACCCAGCGCCGTGGCGATACCCCGCCCCGCGCCGCGGGTGGCACCGGC
Above is a window of Mycolicibacterium boenickei DNA encoding:
- a CDS encoding nuclear transport factor 2 family protein yields the protein MWKALSERDWELLKTYLSDDCIYLDMPVGPAAAAKGPEDIVKRLKIGLEPLASYENFPGLLVDNGLDAMYEHHEEWHWASGESAVLKFVTVHRVENGKVTLWKDYWDMGALANHAPPDWLENFATADMSWVFDATGLV
- a CDS encoding VOC family protein; amino-acid sequence: MIGTLRSIVLDCRDPRALASFYAEMLGGDFTTEDDTWVVVTDPAGRRVACQYSPQHEPPDFPDPRGSQQLHLDIQVEDPDLAQRQVLALGATRVTDAVGEQYFRVFRDPAGHPFCLVWGIG
- a CDS encoding N-acyl-D-amino-acid deacylase family protein, which translates into the protein MSFDTIIRNGRWFDGTGAPSAVRHIGIRDGHVVAVSPESLDETDCLQVIDATGKWVLPGMLDIHTHYDVEVLNGPSLSESLRHGVTTAMLGSCSLSTVHVGGVDAGDLFGRVEAIPRDQVIAAVDDNKTWSDCNGYVTALESLPLGPNIAAFIGHSDMRTAVMGLDRATRDDERPTASEQARMEQMLKEALDAGFVGMSSQQLLFDKIDGDTCRSRTLPSTYAKPRELRRLKSMLRRSGRVLQSGPDIQNPLNLVSQLAQSLGLFRNNLKTSLLSAADIKANPYSIMIMGPVARLVNKLGGNFRWQHLPVPFEVYADGIDLVVFEEFGSGAAALHLRDEVERNELLRDESYRRQFRKDYDNKFGVRVWHRDFFDAEIVACPDESVVGKSFGQVGQERGELHPVDAFLDLVLEHGTALRWRTTISNHRPEVLKKLARDPGIQLGFSDAGAHLRNMAFYNMGLRLLRHVRDAERAGTPFMSIEQAVHRLTGELADWYRIDAGHLRIGDRADVVVIDPERLDDSLDAYAEETVDHYGGLSRMVNRNDDTVTAVLVGGRTVFADGRLTDLVGKQRTGRFLRAAHQTPSISAEDSELTSVR
- a CDS encoding SDR family oxidoreductase translates to MGWTLDRDALRGRIAVVAGATRGAGRGIATALGEVGATVVCTGRSSRYGSRDSDYNRPETIEETAELVTELGGFGVAVQVDHLDVTQVRMLAGRLKADYGHVDILVNDIWGAEVLKGPPDTWGRPMWQHDLDDGLRMLRLGLDTHLITSHCILPLLADRPGGLLVEITDGTTEFNADNPRLSVFYDLVKTAVNRLAFSHGHELAAFGATAVSITPGWLRSEMMLDNYGVSEANWRSALDLARTDGYPAAPPGFAESESPRFVGRGVAAVAADPDRARWNQQSVSSAALARHYGFSDLDGRVPDAWAPL